A region from the Rhipicephalus sanguineus isolate Rsan-2018 unplaced genomic scaffold, BIME_Rsan_1.4 Seq618, whole genome shotgun sequence genome encodes:
- the LOC119377919 gene encoding protein lap4, with amino-acid sequence MFRCIPLFRGCNRQVEYIDKRHSNLFNIPDDVLRYARTLEELLLDANHIRDLPRGLFRLTKLRRLSVNDNEISQLPADIANLMNLVDLDVSKNGKQTSFTAASWVFLLR; translated from the exons ATGTTCCGCTGTATTCCACTGTTCCGTGGGTGCAACCGTCAAGTCGAGTACATCGACAAGAGGCACAGTAACTTATTCAATATACCGGACGATGTGCTGAGGTACGCGAGGACGTTAGAAGAGCTGCTTCTAGATGCCAATCACATTCGCGACCTGCCGAGA GGTCTTTTTCGACTCACGAAGTTGCGGAGGTTAAGTGTCAACGACAATGAAATCTCCCAGCTTCCAGCGGACATTGCCAACTTGATGAACTTGGTCGACTTGGATGTGAGCAAAAACGGTAAGCAGACATCATTTACTGCCGCATCCTGGGTATTTCTGCTGCGATAG